In the genome of Bradyrhizobium sp. CIAT3101, one region contains:
- a CDS encoding ABC transporter ATP-binding protein, producing the protein MTTLKIERVSRTFPARHGNAPTRALEPTDLTIGNNDFVTILGPSGCGKSTLLRIVAGLDRPTGGRVTLDGREVTGPGVDRGMVFQSYTLFPWLTVRENIAFGLRERGVSESERTKIADAFIRQVGLSGFENHWPKQLSGGMQQRTAIARALANDPKILLLDEPFGALDNQTRALMQEMLLGIWERDQKTVLFVTHDIEEAIFLGSRVIVMSARPGRIKAEINVDLPHPRSYKIKTTPEFVQLKERLVEEIRTEALKVAEHA; encoded by the coding sequence ATGACGACCCTCAAGATCGAACGGGTCTCGCGAACTTTCCCCGCGCGCCACGGCAACGCCCCCACGAGAGCGCTGGAGCCGACCGACCTCACCATCGGCAACAACGACTTTGTCACGATCCTTGGGCCCTCCGGCTGCGGCAAGTCCACGCTGCTTCGCATCGTCGCCGGCCTCGATCGCCCGACCGGCGGGCGTGTCACGCTTGACGGGCGCGAGGTAACCGGCCCCGGCGTCGATCGCGGCATGGTGTTCCAGTCCTACACGCTGTTTCCCTGGCTCACCGTGCGCGAGAACATCGCCTTCGGCCTGCGCGAGCGCGGGGTTTCAGAATCGGAGCGCACCAAGATCGCCGACGCCTTCATCCGCCAGGTCGGCCTGTCCGGCTTCGAGAACCACTGGCCAAAACAGCTCTCCGGCGGCATGCAGCAGCGCACCGCGATTGCGCGCGCGCTCGCCAATGATCCAAAGATCCTGCTGCTCGACGAACCTTTCGGCGCACTGGACAACCAGACCCGCGCCCTGATGCAGGAAATGCTGCTGGGCATCTGGGAGCGCGACCAGAAGACGGTGCTGTTCGTGACCCACGACATCGAGGAGGCGATCTTCCTCGGCAGCCGCGTCATCGTCATGAGCGCGCGTCCCGGCCGGATCAAGGCCGAGATCAATGTGGACCTGCCGCATCCACGCTCCTACAAGATCAAGACCACGCCGGAATTCGTCCAGCTGAAGGAACGGCTGGTCGAGGAGATCCGCACCGAGGCTCTGAAGGTTGCCGAACATGCCTGA
- a CDS encoding Zn-dependent hydrolase yields MPDTHPRANGERVLADLNALRALGAYKTGVHKPTFSAPHKQSLDWLVRKLPEAGLTGAIDGIGNIVGTSTKSGPKLLAGSHLESQNYAGWLDGPLGVVYALEAARVLNTDPSVNGSIEVAAWVDEEGHFGSFLGSRSYVGQVTEAEIDAARDRTDGRTMRDALGDMGLTGRPRVTAEPGRHVGYLEAHIEQGDTLESGKLAIGVVTSIVGIWQYRINFTGEQNHAGTTRMAVRKDAGLALARFCVAIDERFPAACGPRTVWTTGRITLDPGAPSIIPGGAEMLFQIRDDNPAVIARLEELLRTMADEANAKGPCTATVERIRVGAPAMMDTGFQDAIDAASKALAGGRSLRMPSGAGHDAQMLATIMPAGMLFVPSIGGISHHWTENTADADIVTGAQVFVDACRRILAG; encoded by the coding sequence ATGCCTGACACTCACCCCCGCGCCAATGGCGAGCGCGTCCTCGCCGATCTCAATGCGCTGCGTGCCCTCGGCGCCTACAAGACCGGCGTGCACAAGCCAACATTCTCGGCGCCGCACAAGCAATCGCTGGACTGGCTGGTGCGGAAGCTGCCCGAGGCTGGCCTCACCGGCGCGATCGACGGCATCGGCAACATCGTCGGCACCAGCACGAAGTCGGGTCCAAAACTGCTCGCTGGCTCACATCTGGAAAGCCAGAACTACGCCGGCTGGCTCGATGGCCCGCTCGGCGTCGTCTATGCGCTCGAGGCCGCGCGCGTGCTCAATACCGATCCCTCCGTGAACGGCTCGATCGAGGTGGCCGCATGGGTTGACGAGGAAGGCCATTTCGGCAGCTTCCTCGGCTCGCGCTCCTATGTCGGGCAGGTGACCGAGGCCGAGATCGACGCCGCGCGCGATCGCACCGATGGACGCACCATGCGAGATGCGCTCGGCGACATGGGGCTCACTGGACGACCGCGCGTCACGGCCGAACCGGGACGGCATGTCGGCTATCTCGAGGCGCATATCGAGCAGGGCGACACGCTCGAGAGCGGCAAGCTCGCGATCGGCGTGGTGACCTCCATCGTCGGCATCTGGCAGTACCGCATCAATTTCACCGGCGAGCAGAACCACGCCGGCACCACGCGCATGGCCGTGCGCAAGGACGCCGGCCTCGCGTTGGCTAGATTTTGCGTGGCGATCGACGAGCGTTTCCCGGCAGCGTGCGGCCCCCGCACGGTCTGGACCACCGGCCGCATCACGCTCGATCCGGGCGCGCCGAGCATCATTCCGGGCGGCGCGGAGATGCTATTCCAGATCCGCGACGACAATCCGGCCGTGATCGCGCGGCTGGAAGAGCTGTTGCGAACCATGGCGGACGAGGCCAACGCCAAAGGCCCTTGTACCGCGACCGTGGAGCGGATCCGCGTGGGCGCGCCCGCCATGATGGATACAGGCTTCCAGGACGCGATAGACGCCGCGAGCAAGGCCCTGGCCGGCGGACGATCGCTGCGCATGCCGAGCGGCGCCGGTCACGATGCACAGATGCTCGCGACGATCATGCCCGCCGGCATGCTGTTCGTGCCCTCGATCGGCGGCATCAGCCATCACTGGACCGAAAACACCGCCGATGCCGACATCGTCACCGGCGCGCAAGTCTTCGTCGACGCCTGCCGGCGAATTCTGGCAGGCTAG